Proteins encoded in a region of the Sugiyamaella lignohabitans strain CBS 10342 chromosome B, complete sequence genome:
- the SIP5 gene encoding Sip5p (hypothetical protein; interacts with both the Reg1p/Glc7p phosphatase and the Snf1p kinase; forms cytoplasmic foci upon DNA replication stress; GO_component: GO:0005737 - cytoplasm [Evidence IEA,IEA]; GO_component: GO:0005737 - cytoplasm [Evidence IPI] [PMID 10628972]; GO_component: GO:0005737 - cytoplasm [Evidence IDA] [PMID 22842922]; GO_function: GO:0003674 - molecular_function [Evidence ND]; GO_process: GO:0042149 - cellular response to glucose starvation [Evidence IMP,IPI] [PMID 10628972]) gives MGNVPTKDVSATGSGSNSRSRSASTATAESSTTTASSSRRTRLSSTSSRSTVRDETSGFGTSVTGLSRKSGKKKEKSSASDAPLVSDVSEMVDGGYLVPQGVYSGPQDFKAKVVRNLIIERRLAPFYKGIEDYDDTWTDRQLLAAVRNLPIPPATDPVVSPTTSSDQAEPVEEPDRKKKEKEADTPVDPATETDESAEQGYESENALKWVSSSLPNAVGGSFLQARNSDDGGSSGRLAGFESNPSIRSSSSRSSDPDDGILSPPSNGKQKQPMTPPLAASAEEDETIPFPSSPASSSSGAMRIIEFKTETMHIEDTATGTNSISTNASARITSGGGISIETRPREGSAKLGPPILLPRNRANTTSRYGPGPTSSSMKPAPPPMEVILYRGAIECPICFLNYPKYLNTTRCCTQPICSECFVQIKRPDPHPPYHENNGSGPSTAPATDNPEEALVSEPACCPFCQMPEFGVVYIPSPHRSGIPASSLTSSLRAHLSSSLSGVFSSHHHTPVSSSAASIVSMSTSNSATGTPRRRGSLPPNAPEVVTTDHVRPDWAMKLSRARHQLARKSAAANALHASAFLFEGNEGAASSSSSHSRRHDKKKKSSSRLRGLSSPSSPASILGSSSSGSGSSRRHTTSSPSSGTSFPVPSRTRIRDLEDMMIVEAIRRSLTDERSGSPSGESPKAPASQSSQEVKKDEITTQ, from the exons ATGGGAAATGTACCTACAAAAGACGTGAGTGCTACGGGCAGTGGATCGAATTCACGATCCAGATCAGCCTCTACAGCAACTGCCGAATCTTCGACGACAACCGCTTCTAGTTCGAGACGGACTAGGTTATCATCGACCAGCTCCCGGTCTACTGTACGTGATGAAACGTCTGGTTTCGGCACCTCAGTGACTGGTTTAAGTCGTAAGAGcggaaagaagaaagaaaagtcTAGTGCCAGTGATGCCCCACTGGTGTCGGATGTATCGGAAATGGTTGATGGAGGTTACCTAGTTCCACAAGGTGTATATTCCGGACCACAAGATTTCAAAGCCAAAGTGGTTCGCAATTTGATT ATCGAACGTAGATTGGCTCCATTCTACAAAGGAATCGAAGATTACGATGATACATGGACTGACCGACAGTTGTTAGCAGCAGTGAGAAATTTACCTATTCCACCAGCTACAGATCCAGTAGTGTCACCTACAACATCATCAGATCAGGCTGAACCTGTTGAGGAACCTGATCgtaaaaagaaagagaaagaagctgATACACCTGTCGATCCAGCCACTGAAACCGATGAGTCGGCAGAGCAAGGATATGAAAGTGAAAATGCATTAAAGTGGGTGTCTTCTTCCCTACCAAATGCTGTTGGTGGAAGTTTTTTGCAAGCTAGGAATTCTGATGATGGAggaagcagcggcaggtTAGCTGGTTTTGAGTCGAATCCCTCGATTCGGAGTtctagcagcaggagtagTGATCCTGATGATGGTATACTAAGTCCACCTAGTAATGGTAAGCAAAAGCAGCCAATGACACCACCACTTGCAGCTTCtgccgaagaagatgagaCTATCCCATTtccatcatcaccagcttcttcatcatctggTGCCATGAGAATCATCGAGTTTAAGACCGAAACAATGCATATTGAAGATACCGCTACAGGAACAAATAGCATAAGCACCAATGCCAGTGCACGAATTACATCTGGAGGGGGCATCAGCATCGAGACGAGGCCTAGAGAAGGGTCTGCTAAGCTGGGCCCTCCAATTCTATTACCACGTAACAGAGCAAACACTACTTCAAGATATGGACCTGGCCCTACTAGTTCTTCAATgaaaccagcaccaccacctatGGAAGTTATTTTGTATCGTGGGGCTATTGAATGTCCTATTTGCTTCTTGAATTATCCGAAATATCTCAACACCACGCGTTGTTGTACGCAACCAATTTGCTCAGAGTGTTTTGTACAAATCAAGCGACCTGATCCCCATCCTCCATACCATGAGAATAACGGATCAGGTCCATCTACAGCACCAGCCACTGATaatccagaagaagcactTGTTTCCGAGCCAGCCTGTTGCCCATTTTGTCAAATGCCTGAGTTCGGTGTTGTGTACATTCCTAGTCCACATAGATCCGGAATACCTGCCAGCAGTCTCACATCATCTTTAAGAGCTCATCTATCATCGTCTCTATCAGGAGTGTTTTCAAGCCATCATCATACACCAGTCTCATCATCCGCAGCAAGCATTGTGAGCATGTCAACTAGTAATAGTGCCACAGGAACTCCTCGTAGACGTGGATCTTTACCTCCAAACGCTCCAGAGGTAGTCACAACAGACCATGTTCGACCTGATTGGGCCATGAAGCTAAGTAGAGCAAGACATCAGCTCGCTCGTAAATCGGCTGCGGCAAACGCGCTTCATGCATCTGCTTTCTTATTTGAAGGCAATGAAGGGGcggcatcatcatcgtcaagCCATTCTCGCCGCCatgacaagaaaaagaagtcGTCATCCAGGCTACGGGGTCTTTCAAGCCCCTCATCTCCAGCATCCATTCTCGGATCCTCGTCCAGCGGAAGCGGAAGCAGTCGTCGCCATACTACATCGTCGCCTTCCTCAGGTACTTCATTTCCAGTGCCAAGTCGTACAAGGATAAGAGACCTTGAGGACATGATGATTGTAGAAGCGATTCGTCGCTCGCTGACGGACGAGCGATCGGGTTCGCCCTCTGGCGAGTCACCCAAAGCCCCTGCATCTCAATCGTCCCAAGAGGTTAAAAAGGACGAGATCACCACTCAGTAG
- the HAC1 gene encoding transcription factor HAC1, with protein sequence MVVVKSEPKDLYLFSDESLQYGDDTLIDDKDALNDDEDNMNETDELQDQDCSLSDRQMSEEHDLDDSDMVTTESIDAATGLTITTTVGSGANKRKEVMTLPLPPGSLPPRKRAKTKDEKEQRRIERIMRNRQAAHASREKKRKHVEELEKKCVVLTSENEQLQQNMRQMKESQVQMLEQHYLLMAKVQQLQNVLKTAKTTGDLSVLDSADFTVSLPSMPTATLLSQGSSDMVSPVSTSTTTTGTSTPGTSVDDSSERDKLHTKASRSSSPLSSSSSSSTMLLSSTVKEEECTSPEALLLSNVITTAPSLSNSPLQSDNLDFDDSSNESTISTPPSHNTYIKQELFEDDKDSYNFENSNQAHHPAAVMCDQQRLRLTKFSPLSESLPQSITV encoded by the coding sequence ATGGTTGTTGTTAAATCGGAGCCAAAAGATTTGTATTTGTTCTCGGATGAGTCTCTCCAATATGGGGATGATACGTTGATTGATGACAAGGATGCTTTgaatgacgatgaagataaTATGAATGAGACGGATGAACTCCAAGATCAAGATTGTTCGTTGTCTGACCGTCAGATGAGCGAAGAGCATGACTTGGACGATTCGGATATGGTTACCACCGAGAGTATTGATGCCGCAACTGGTTTGACCATCACTACTACtgttggttctggtgctaatAAGCGCAAGGAAGTCATGACTTTGCCCCTCCCCCCTGGTTCGCTTCCTCCTCGTAAGCGTGCTAAGACCAAGGACGAGAAGGAACAACGTCGTATTGAACGTATTATGAGAAACAGACAGGCGGCACATGCGTCTCGTGAAAAGAAGCGAAAACATgttgaagaacttgaaaagaAGTGTGTTGTTTTGACTAGTGAGAATgaacaacttcaacaaaacATGCGTCAAATGAAGGAATCCCAAGTACAAATGTTGGAGCAACATTATCTGTTGATGGCCAAGGTCCAGCAACTTCAAAATGTTCTCAAGACTGCCAAGACTACTGGCGATTTGAGTGTATTGGATAGTGCCGACTTCACTGTTAGTCTTCCTTCGATGCCAACTGCTACTTTACTTAGCCAAGGCTCTTCGGATATGGTCTCACCTGTTAGTACttctaccactaccactggCACCAGTACACCAGGTACTTCGGTTGATGATTCTAGTGAGAGAGATAAACTGCACACCAAAGCCAGTAGATCCTCGTCtccattatcatcatcgtcatcatcatcaacaatgtTACTGAGTTCAACAGTAAAGGAAGAAGAATGTACCTCACCAGAAGCATTGCTTTTGAGTAATGTCATCACGACAGCTCCTAGCTTGTCCAACTCCCCACTTCAATCTGATAATCTCGATTTCGACGACTCATCAAATGAATCAACAATCTCGACCCCTCCGTCTCACAATACCTATATCAAACAAGAATTGTTCGAGGACGACAAAGACTCCTACAACTTTGAAAACTCCAACCAGGCGCATCATCCAGCAGCGGTGATGTGTGACCAGCAGCGTCTTCGGTTGACGAAGTTTTCTCCTCTGTCGGAGTCTCTTCCTCAGTCAATAACGGTTTGA